The proteins below come from a single Arvicanthis niloticus isolate mArvNil1 unplaced genomic scaffold, mArvNil1.pat.X pat_scaffold_861_arrow_ctg1, whole genome shotgun sequence genomic window:
- the LOC117702482 gene encoding olfactory receptor 5B3-like gives MENSTEVTYFLLLGITDDPRLQLPLFMTFFLIYTITLVGNLGMILLIVLDSHLHTPMYFFLGNLSLVDFCYSSAVTPTVMTGLLIGDKIISYNDCAAQMFFFAGFATVENYLLASMAYDRYAAVCKPLHYSSTMTTTVCISLSIVSYACGFLNASIHIGDTFRLSFCRSNVVHHFFCDVPAVMVLSCSDRHVSELVLVYIVSFNIFVALSVIWISYIFIFITIFKMKSSAGYRKAISTCASHFTAVSIFYGTIIFMYLQPSSSHSMDTDKIASVFYTMIIPMLNPLVYGLRNKEVKSAFTKTFQVAK, from the coding sequence ATGGAGAACAGTACCGAAGTGACATATTTTCTCCTGCTGGGAATCACAGATGACCCACGACTACAGCTTCCACTTTTCATGACATTTTTCCTCATCTACACCATCACCCTGGTAGGAAATCTGGGGATGATCCTGCTGATTGTCCTGGATTCTCATCTTCACACGCCCATGTACTTTTTTCTAGGTAATCTGTCCTTGGTTGACTTTTGTTACTCCTCAGCTGTCACACCAACAGTCATGACTGGGCTACTAATAGGAGACAAGATCATTTCCTATAATGACTGTGCTGCTCAGATGTTCTTTTTTGCTGGCTTTGCTACTGTGGAAAATTATCTGTTGGCCTCAATGGCTTATGATCGCTATGCAGCAGTGTGTAAGCCACTACATTATTCCTCTACCATGACTACCACAGTATGTATAAGTCTTTCTATAGTTTCCTATGCCTGTGGTTTCCTGAATGCCTCCATCCACATTGGGGACACTTTCCGTCTTTCATTCTGTAGGTCTAATGTGGTCCATCACTTTTTCTGTGATGTTCCAGCAGTCATGGTTCTCTCTTGCTCTGATAGACATGTTAGTGAGCTTGTTCTTGTTTATATAGTAAGCTTCAATATCTTTGTTGCTCTCTCAGTTATTTGGATAtcctatatattcatttttatcacaatctttaaaatgaaatcaagtgCTGGATATCGAAAGGCTATATCCACTTGTGCCTCACACTTCACTGCAGTGTCAATTTTCTATGGGACAATCATATTCATGTACTTGCAGCCAAGCTCCAGTCACTCCATGGACACTGACAAAATTGCATCTGTGTTCTACACCATGATCATCCCTATGCTGAACCCTCTGGTCTATGGCTTGAGGAACAAGGAGGTTAAGAGTGCATTCACAAAAACTTTTCAAGTGGCAAAATAG
- the LOC117702479 gene encoding olfactory receptor 5B3-like, whose amino-acid sequence MILMENNTEVTHFLLLGLTEDPGLQLPLFITFLFIYTITLVGNLGMILLIVLDSRLHTPMYFFLGNLSLVDFCYSSAVTPTVMTGLLIGDKIISYNECAAQMFFFVAFATVENYLLASMAYDRYAAVCKPLHYATTMTTSVCACLSVGSYACGFLNASIHIGDTFSLSFCRFHVVHHFFCDIPAVMVLSCSDRHVSELVLVYVVSFNIFFALLVIWISYIFIFITIFKMKSSAGYRKAISTCASHFIAVSIFYGTIIFMYLQPSSSHSMDTDKIASVFYTMIIPMLNPLVYSMRNKEVKNAFTKILQVAK is encoded by the coding sequence ATGATTCTGATGGAGAATAATACagaagtgacacactttctcctgCTGGGACTAACTGAAGACCCAGGCCTACAGCTTCCCCTTTTCATCACATTTCTCTTCATCTACACCATCACCCTGGTGGGAAATCTGGGGATGATCCTGCTGATTGTCCTGGACTCTCGTCTCCACACGCCCATGTACTTTTTTCTAGGTAATCTGtccttggttgatttttgttACTCCTCAGCTGTCACACCAACAGTCATGACTGGGCTACTAATAGGAGACAAGATCATTTCCTACAATGAGTGTGCTGCTCAGATGTTCTTTTTTGTAGCCTTTGCTACTGTGGAAAATTACCTGTTGGCCTCAATGGCTTATGATCGCTATGCAGCAGTGTGCAAGCCCTTGCACTATGCCACCACTATGACTacaagtgtgtgtgcctgtctttcTGTAGGTTCCTATGCCTGTGGTTTCCTGAATGCCTCCATCCACATTGGGGACACTTTCAGTCTTTCCTTCTGTAGGTTTCATGTAGTTCATCACTTCTTCTGTGATATTCCAGCAGTCATGGTTCTCTCTTGCTCTGATAGACATGTTAGTGAGCTGGTTCTTGTTTATGTAGTAAGCTTTAATATCTTTTTTGCTCTCTTAGTTATCTGGATATCTTACATATTCatttttatcacaatttttaaaatgaaatcaagtgCCGGATATCGAAAGGCTATATCCACTTGTGCCTCACACTTCATTGCAGTGTCAATTTTCTATGGAACaattatattcatgtatttgCAGCCCAGCTCAAGTCACTCCATGGACACTGACAAAATCGCCTCTGTGTTCTACACCATGATCATCCCTATGCTGAACCCTCTTGTCTACAGCATGCGGAACAAAGAAGTCAAGAATGCATTCACAAAAATTCTGCAGGTGGCAAAATAG